One genomic segment of Naumovozyma castellii chromosome 7, complete genome includes these proteins:
- the IDP3 gene encoding isocitrate dehydrogenase (NADP(+)) IDP3 (ancestral locus Anc_1.396) → MVNNKIKVENPVVEMDGDEMTRIIWHLIKSQLILPFLEIDLRTFDLSIQNRDLTDDQVTLDAAYATLKHGVAVKCATITPDEARLREFHLKQMWKSPNGTIRNILGGTVFREPIVIPRIPRLVPQWKEPIIIGRHAHADQYKATELIVPENHTVKMVVESNIDPKDRKEVMVFKFGEKQPGVSMAMYNTTPSIEGFARASFQMAIKKKIPLYFTTKNTILKKYDGTFKDIFMEMYLNEYKDEFDKLGIFYEHRLIDDMVAQMLKSKGGFIIAMKNYDGDVQSDIVAQGFGSLGLMTSVLITPDGKTFQSEAAHGTVTRHYRLHQAGKPTSTNSIASIFAWSRGLIQRGKLDNNPDLVKFGELLEQSTLDTVQIDGIMTKDLALLIGQGKYATTEGFIDAVTNRMKIGFEKISPTRCKL, encoded by the coding sequence ATGGTTaacaataaaattaaaGTTGAGAACCCCGTAGTGGAAATGGATGGAGATGAAATGACTCGCATTATATGGCACCTCATAAAATCTCAGTTAATACTCCCTTTTCTGGAGATCGATCTTCGTACTTTTGATCTTTCAATCCAAAATAGGGACCTTACCGATGATCAAGTTACTTTGGATGCCGCTTATGCTACTCTAAAGCATGGTGTTGCAGTGAAATGTGCCACCATTACTCCGGATGAAGCACGTCTTCGTGAATTCCATTTGAAACAGATGTGGAAATCACCTAATGGTACTATTAGAAATATACTTGGTGGAACAGTATTTAGAGAACCTATTGTGATCCCCAGAATACCCAGGTTGGTCCCTCAATGGAAAGAACCGATTATTATTGGGAGACATGCTCATGCAGATCAATATAAGGCTACAGAATTAATTGTACCAGAGAACCACACTGTAAAGATGGTAGTAGAATCAAATATTGACCCAAAAGATAGGAAGGAGGTAAtggttttcaaatttggtgAAAAGCAACCAGGTGTGTCAATGGCTATGTACAATACTACCCCATCCATTGAAGGATTTGCTAGAGCTTCATTTCAAATGgcaataaagaagaaaattccTCTTTACTTTACCACAAAAAATacaatattgaagaagtatGATGGTACgtttaaagatattttcATGGAAATGTACTTGAATGAATACAAGGATGAATTCGATAAACTTGGTATATTTTATGAGCATCGattaattgatgatatGGTTGCACAAATGTTAAAATCTAAAGGTGGATTTATAATTgcaatgaagaattatgaTGGAGATGTTCAATCTGATATCGTTGCACAGGGATTTGGCTCTTTGGGACTAATGACTTCAGTATTGATAACACCTGATGGGaaaacttttcaaagtGAAGCTGCTCACGGAACAGTGACAAGGCATTACAGGTTACATCAAGCGGGTAAACCAACATCTACAAACTCTATTGCCTCAATATTTGCATGGTCTAGAGGGCTAATTCAAAGAGGCAAATTAGATAATAACCCAGATTTGGTCAAATTTGGTGAATTATTAGAGCAATCTACATTAGACACGGTGCAAATTGATGGGATCATGACGAAAGATTTAGCACTTCTTATAGGACAAGGAAAATATGCAACAACTGAAGGATTCATCGATGCTGTAACTAATCGTATGAAAATAGGATTTGAGAAAATAAGTCCCACAAGATGCAAATTATGA
- the PYP1 gene encoding putative phosphoric monoester hydrolase (ancestral locus Anc_1.395): MVKAVIFTDFDGTVTWQDSNDYLTDTYGFGKETRGKIFEGVLDGSKSFRDGFTAMIDSINKPLPECMKALEEKIQLDPGFKDTFEWAQANDVPIIVVSSGMKTIIKDLLTRLLGAESVTKLTIEANEVEVGSDDQWKVIFKDETPFGHDKSRTIAAYREKYEAHLKEGEQRPTYFYCGDGISDLSAAKECDLLFAKRGKDLVTFCKRQDVPFHEFDTFADILNNMKAVLDGKKTVKELMEN; this comes from the coding sequence ATGGTTAAGGCTGTGATATTTACTGATTTTGACGGGACTGTCACCTGGCAGGATTCCAACGATTACCTTACTGACACCTACGGCTTCGGTAAGGAGACTAGAGGCAAGATCTTCGAAGGTGTCTTGGACGGGAGCAAGTCTTTCAGAGATGGGTTCACTGCCATGATCGATTCCATTAACAAGCCCTTACCCGAATGTATGAAGGCATTAGAGGAAAAGATCCAGTTGGATCCTGGCTTCAAAGACACTTTTGAATGGGCTCAAGCTAATGATGTCCCAATCATCGTTGTTTCCAGTGGTATGAAAACGATTATTAAGGATTTGTTGACCAGACTACTAGGTGCTGAATCTGTGACTAAGTTGACTATCGAAGCCAATGAAGTTGAAGTTGGTTCTGATGATCAATGGAAGgttatcttcaaagatgaaACTCCATTTGGTCACGATAAATCTAGAACTATTGCTGCCTACAGAGAAAAGTATGAAGctcatttgaaagaaggTGAACAAAGACCAACCTACTTTTACTGTGGTGACGGGATCTCTGATTTGAGTGCTGCTAAGGAATGTGATTTGTTATTCGCCAAGAGAGGTAAGGATCTCGTCACTTTCTGTAAGAGACAAGACGTTCCCTTCCATGAATTCGACACTTTCGCCGATATCTTGAACAATATGAAGGCTGTATTGGACGGTAAGAAGACTGTTAAGGAGTTAATGGAAAATTGA
- the NCAS0G03640 gene encoding uncharacterized protein (ancestral locus Anc_1.394), whose amino-acid sequence MNIVVFSGGTATNSLTPCFTEVSVARGFDLAYILPISDNGGSTSEILRVVGGPAIGDIRSRIVRLMRDPQLVELFAHRLPDDKVKAKMEWNEIVEGTHYLWNGGISPEVKEMCRAFFIHIQSELLKKNRSSNPFQFEKASLGNLFLTGARLFMGSLDASIELMMRIGRCSSKVHVIPCINTNHTHHISALLDNGDIITGQSQISHPSKSLATTLDTPTHTRNLSKTKDQFIHLLELDDDLMDSSTASIEDTPSKSQSEQSLEVPEEVEYANPLYILPELKHSQLHYDKVDDNEMLPSTVKKILYINPYGEEIKPNANSRAIAKVKKADMIVYSIGSLMTSLLPIIILGNLAEVIMESQETRKVLLINNKYDRETFGLDGNHYVKVIVRSMVEAARCYKKSKGMMVNSMKHVSWNHFITDIVYLKEGEIKIDEDRMLAHGIHCHTIDSALMENDSLAEILNEIIAHNRNSSE is encoded by the coding sequence ATGAATATTGTAGTATTTTCAGGTGGTACAGCCACAAATTCGCTAACTCCATGCTTCACAGAAGTCTCCGTTGCTAGGGGATTCGATTTAGCATATATCCTCCCAATTTCTGATAATGGTGGGTCTACGAGTGAAATTCTTAGAGTTGTTGGTGGTCCCGCTATTGGGGATATTAGATCTCGTATCGTTCGTCTAATGAGAGACCCTCAGTTGGTGGAATTATTCGCTCATAGGTTACCTGATGATAAGGTAAAAGCAAAAATGGAATGGAATGAAATTGTGGAAGGCACTCATTATCTTTGGAATGGTGGTATTTCTCCCGAGGTAAAGGAGATGTGTAGAGCTTTCTTTATTCATATTCAGTCAGAATtgttaaagaagaatagGTCTTCGAACCcattccaatttgaaaaggcTTCCTTaggaaatttatttttaacGGGAGCTCGTCTATTCATGGGGTCCCTAGATGCATCCATTGaattgatgatgaggataGGGAGATGCAGTTCCAAAGTACATGTTATTCCCTGTATTAACACTAATCACACTCACCACATTTCTGCGCTTCTTGATAATGGTGACATTATTACTGGTCAATCTCAAATATCTCATCCTTCAAAATCCCTTGCCACGACACTGGATACTCCCACACATACAAGGAATCTTTCCAAGACTAAGGatcaattcattcatttGCTAGAacttgatgatgatttaatgGATAGTTCCACTGCATCCATAGAAGATACGCCCTCCAAATCACAAAGTGAACAATCATTGGAAGTGCCGGAAGAAGTAGAATATGCAAACCCACTGTATATTCTTCctgaattgaaacattCTCAATTACATTATGATAAAGtggatgataatgaaatgtTGCCCTCCACTGTAAAGAAGATTCTTTACATTAATCCATATGGGGAAGAAATTAAACCAAATGCAAATTCTAGAGCTATTGCCAAGGTCAAGAAGGCTGATATGATTGTTTATTCCATTGGGTCATTGATGACTAGTTTGTTACCTATTATTATATTGGGAAATTTAGCTGAAGTCATTATGGAATCTCAAGAGACAAGAAAAGTGTTATTAATCAATAACAAATATGACCGAGAAACATTTGGACTCGATGGAAATCATTATGTAAAAGTGATCGTTAGATCCATGGTGGAAGCTGCTAGATGTTATAAGAAATCTAAAGGAATGATGGTAAACTCTATGAAACATGTTAGTTGGAATCATTTCATAACTGATATTGTTTACTTGAAAGAGGGTGAGATTaagattgatgaagatCGAATGTTAGCGCATGGTATTCATTGCCATACTATCGATTCAGCTCTGATGGAAAATGATTCATTGGCAGAAATCTTAAATGAAATCATTGCTCATAACAGAAACTCGTCAGAGTAA
- the SPO1 gene encoding putative carboxylic ester hydrolase (ancestral locus Anc_1.392), with product MDTLISNPPNIGVALSGGGYRSMLTGTGFILGMQEKGLWDCVSYLSGLSGGSWVLMDLIVNNFNITKMINNWDLTEGLLQGIPDFDITQQDLVSGMEEQFPYLKKRQELINTDFENFFNEVETSLSLPDCLRKDELFKRGIENPFDKIKQFIFHNGTLQSNSLIESFQTFREVLNFYIDLHLRVRTKKIQGFFVSFTDYWGEALLKRLNNKDKKFSAFANTVSFSKLIESNLKFSKFEAPIPIFVANNRNGRLKNVIFEFSPFEFGSWEKMLRLFVKLPYLGSKIVNGTAKICYKEFDDIGFITATSSSIFNNVLIFIWQKMSRSSLEAMKSVKAVMGLFGLIGTKDSTKPLTLSNTAIAPETDYAVYYHNPFFRYPNIDNALTKDDHLYLVDGGEDGENIPLRSLIIPERKVDVIFAIDSSSDVNNYANGTKLITILRHLEKLGYHYKIPKISKKRINHPLIFGCNAPSLPIIIYHANTEHSYPSNTSTFKVTYNETEVGAMLQNGMDIFNDNENIYYQNCLGCILSKRTLDRNFKLHSQFCKKCFKKFCYS from the coding sequence ATGGATAcattaatttcaaaccCACCTAATATTGGAGTGGCACTCTCAGGAGGTGGGTACCGATCCATGTTAACTGGAACTGGGTTTATATTAGGGATGCAAGAGAAAGGGTTATGGGACTGTGTCTCATATCTATCTGGGTTATCTGGTGGCAGTTGGGTTTTAATGGATTTAATagttaataatttcaacaTAACCAAGATGATTAACAATTGGGACTTAACTGAGGGTCTGCTACAGGGGATACCGGATTTTGACATAACTCAACAAGATTTAGTCTCTGGCATGGAGGAGCAGTTCccatatttgaaaaagagacaagaattaataaatactgattttgaaaactttttcAACGAAGTCGAGACATCATTGAGCTTACCAGATTGTCTAAGgaaagatgaattatttaaaagagGTATTGAAAATCCATTCGATAAAATAAAGCAATTCATCTTTCATAATGGCACTTTACAAAGTAATTCGCTTATTGAATCGTTTCAGACCTTCCGTGAAGTATTGAATTTTTACATCGATCTTCATTTGCGAGTAAGAACCAAGAAGATTCAAGGTTTTTTTGTCTCATTTACAGATTATTGGGGCGAAGCATTACTGAAAAGgttaaataataaagataaaaagTTTAGTGCATTTGCAAATACAGTCTCCTTTTCTAAACTTATTGAATCCAATCttaaattttccaaatttgaagcaccaattccaatatttgtGGCAAACAATAGAAATGGTAGACTTAAGAATGTCATTTTTGAGTTTTCAccttttgaatttggatcTTGGGAAAAAATGTTACGATTATTCGTAAAATTACCATATTTGGGTTCAAAAATTGTCAATGGGACAGCCAAAATTTGCtataaagaatttgatgatattggATTTATTACCGCAACCTCTTCGTCcatattcaataatgttttaatttttatttggcAAAAAATGTCTAGATCATCCCTTGAGGCAATGAAATCTGTAAAGGCAGTAATGGGGTTGTTTGGTCTGATTGGCACCAAAGATTCCACGAAGCCTTTAACCTTGAGCAATACAGCTATTGCCCCAGAGACAGATTACGCTGTTTATTATCATAATCCATTTTTTCGCTATCCAAATATAGATAACGCATTGACCAAAGATGATCATTTATATTTAGTAGATGGAGGTGAAGATGGCGAAAACATACCTTTAAGAAGCTTAATTATACCGGAAAGAAAGGTAGATGTAATATTTGCAATTGATTCAAGCTCCGATGTTAATAACTATGCTAATGGAACCAAGTTAATAACAATATTGAgacatttggaaaaattaggTTATCATTATAAAATACCCAAAATTTCTAAGAAGAGAATAAACcatcctttaatttttgGTTGTAATGCCCCTTCGCTaccaattattatttatcatGCAAATACTGAACATAGTTACCCATCAAATACGTCCACTTTTAAAGTGACATACAATGAAACAGAAGTAGGCGCAATGCTACAAAATGGTATGGatatatttaatgataatgaaaatatataCTATCAAAATTGTCTCGGATGCATTCTCTCCAAGAGAACATTAGACcgaaatttcaaattacaTTCTCAATTTTGTaaaaaatgtttcaaaaagTTTTGTTACTcataa
- the PBI2 gene encoding Pbi2p (ancestral locus Anc_2.310), with protein MTNYIVTLKKATPDKEAKKVKESIDKLGGSVVHEFSLIKGYTVKLPDKLKLDALRHKHGDVIENIEEDKEVHANDASAK; from the coding sequence ATGACCAATTATATCGTTACATTGAAAAAGGCTACTCCAGATAAGGAAGCAAAGAAAGTGAAGGAATCCATTGATAAGTTAGGTGGTTCCGTGGTTCATGAATTCTCTTTAATTAAGGGGTACACTGTTAAGCTTCCTGATAAGTTAAAGTTGGATGCCTTGAGACACAAGCATGGCgatgttattgaaaatatcgAGGAAGATAAGGAAGTTCATGCTAATGATGCATCTGCAAAGTAG
- the NCAS0G03670 gene encoding frataxin family protein (ancestral locus Anc_2.309), which translates to MFKGSLQKILRSTALRATMIRVPLRTIFPKSPTVHKYLRTYFSVRNYSITTTKGDVIPDEVIDLPLQIYHSESDLFLENLMDKLELLSETDPDKWGTELELSHGVLTIDIPSLGTYIINKQPSNKQIWMSSPVSGPNRFDYYHKKWISLRDNEHLIDIINREFSGLIPAGHSL; encoded by the coding sequence ATGTTTAAGGGATCTCTACAAAAAATTTTAAGATCAACGGCACTTCGTGCAACTATGATAAGGGTACCATTGAGAAccatttttccaaaatcaCCCACCGTTCATAAGTATTTAAGGACGTATTTTTCAGTAAGAAACTATTCAATAACTACAACAAAGGGGGATGTGATCCCTGATGAAGTCATAGATTTACCTCTACAAATATACCATTCAGAATCAGATCTATTCTTGGAGAATCTTATGGACAAATTGGAGCTCTTGAGCGAGACCGATCCGGATAAATGGGGCACTGAGTTGGAGCTGAGTCATGGTGTATTAACCATTGATATTCCAAGTTTGGGTACCTACATCATTAACAAACAACCTTCCAATAAACAGATATGGATGTCATCACCTGTGTCGGGACCAAACAGGTTTGATTATTATCATAAAAAATGGATTTCTTTAAGGGATAATGAGCACTTAATAGATATAATCAATAGAGAGTTCAGTGGCCTTATACCTGCTGGCCATAGTCTTTAG
- the NCAS0G03680 gene encoding uncharacterized protein (ancestral locus Anc_2.307), giving the protein MTQTDRQTRSHIHDNMTRNAEAGSTLGGLINNGNSCFMNSVLQALASLPSLLKFLELILETPATQEEPKHVEISKKAQKKSKYGRRKKGRKKQVEPQEDEHSLTFLKLLNGLLKKLNVKCNSKSFDCDSLLRASGPQFKLDMEDQQDAQEFFQHILLEIDKVSLPPKYDEATSTFTNVLECVNYGVCYFPDVSKELTIRSPFDGIMKTTIRCLQCNEISNAHYSILSNITLNLPHTKSDCFKLSTLIHRWIEPCILEDVTCNKCTLLNRTSRTPDVEELLLSGKYIEDEDMIKLKIIPEEKKKGNKLRNSYMVQLPHVMSFHINRSRFHKKTFKIRKDNRRVLFKLQLTISDLYSVQSFEGDNEYYKIKNNRQYENYHMKLDQEYADDEEFHSDNEEREEINEPKSRKYLLEGLEDPDKIIYDLKAVIIHYGTHNYGHYISYRKFMNQWWRISDESVIEVDEMEVLTSPGVFMLFYEIHTDM; this is encoded by the coding sequence ATGACACAGACAGACAGACAAACCAGATCTCATATACACGATAATATGACTCGGAATGCCGAGGCTGGGTCAACATTGGGAGGGTTAATCAATAATGGGAACTCATGTTTTATGAATTCCGTGTTACAAGCGCTGGCTTCTTTGCCCTCATTGTTGAAGTTCTTAGAGCTGATACTTGAAACTCCTGCAACTCAAGAGGAACCGAAGCATGtcgaaatttcaaaaaaggCTCAGAAGAAGTCCAAGTATGGGAGGAGAAAAAAGGGAAGAAAGAAGCAGGTTGAACCACAAGAAGATGAGCATTCTTTGACGTTTCTCAAATTATTGAACggattattaaagaaattaaatgtAAAATGTAATAGTAAGAGTTTTGATTGTGATTCATTACTTAGAGCATCAGGACCACAATTTAAATTGGATATGGAAGACCAGCAGGATGCTCAGGAATTTTTCCAACACATATTGttggaaattgataaagttTCACTGCCGCCCAAATACGATGAAGCCACTTCGACATTCACAAACGTTTTGGAATGTGTCAATTATGGGGTATGTTACTTCCCAGACGTAAGTAAAGAGTTGACCATCCGTTCTCCATTTGATGGGATAATGAAAACCACGATTCGGTGTTTGCAATGTAATGAGATATCAAATGCCCACTATTCTATCCTATCGAACATTACCTTGAACCTTCCGCATACGAAAAGTGACTGTTTTAAATTATCTACGTTGATACACCGCTGGATAGAACCGTGTATTTTAGAAGATGTCACTTGTAATAAATGTACATTACTAAATAGGACGAGTAGAACTCCTGATGTCGAGGAATTATTACTTTCCGGTAAATATAtcgaagatgaagatatgattaaattgaagataattcCAgaggagaagaaaaagggTAACAAGTTGAGAAATAGTTATATGGTCCAATTACCGCATGTCATGAGTTTCCACATAAATCGATCAAGATTTCACAAAAAAACGTTTAAAATACGGAAGGACAATCGCCGTgttttattcaaattgcAATTAACTATTTCTGATCTTTATTCTGTTCAATCTTTTGAAGgtgataatgaatattataaaatcaaaaataaCAGACAATACGAAAACTATCATATGAAACTAGATCAAGAGTACGCTGACGACGAAGAATTTCATTCAGATAATGAGGAAAGGGAGGAAATAAATGAACCTAAAAGcagaaaatatttactAGAAGGCCTTGAGGACCCCGATAAGATTATTTACGACTTAAAGGCCgttattattcattatggTACACATAATTACGGTCACTACATTTCATACAGGAAATTTATGAACCAGTGGTGGAGAATTTCTGATGAATCTGTTATTGAAGTGGATGAGATGGAAGTACTTACATCCCCTGGTGTTTTTATGCTATTCTACGAGATACATACGGACATGTAA
- the SIW14 gene encoding putative tyrosine protein phosphatase SIW14 (ancestral locus Anc_2.296) gives MGEKLNDSFTASYGDESRTTGKEGGLYDQLKVYITHREEEEHNKQTNKEKKGGLGIGMSSRNSTIISTEEERETTGSTSRIDELIAKETDIIRLIKEEGTSLTDYGDGSDIHSIIKDDVLIRDEFDEVLKQFRKDSEPELVLAEDEDDFYDSKEHEEKTNEIMKNLTHGDDLGVESNGSFKEEVIPPENFSHVVGQIYRSSFPRIENFDFLQKRLKLKSILVLIPEEYPSENLEFLQSADIELFQVGMSGNKEPFVNIPSDLLTKALEIVLNPANQPILIHCNRGKHRTGCLIGCIRKLQNWSLTMIFDEYRRFAFPKARALDQQFIEMYDDEGIKRIAKSKNWLPLQW, from the coding sequence atgggtgaaaaattgaatgattcaTTCACTGCATCTTACGGTGATGAAAGTAGAACAACAGGTAAAGAAGGAGGACTATATGATCAACTTAAGGTGTATATAACACACagggaagaagaagaacacAACAAGCAAACAaacaaggaaaagaaaGGGGGACTTGGGATTGGAATGAGTTCAAGAAATTCTACGATCATTAGCACTGAGGAAGAAAGGGAGACTACGGGTAGTACGAGTAGAATTGATGAGCTTATTGCGAAGGAGACGGATATTATTAGATTAATCAAGGAGGAAGGTACCAGCCTGACTGATTATGGCGATGGGTCCGACATTCATAGCattattaaagatgatGTGCTTATAagagatgaatttgatgaggtattgaaacaatttaGAAAGGATAGTGAACCTGAATTGGTTCTtgctgaagatgaagatgatttctATGATTCTAAAGAACATGAGGAGAAAACtaatgaaataatgaaaaatttgacGCATGGAGATGATTTGGGCGTGGAGAGCAATGGTAgttttaaagaagaagtcATTCCACCAGAGAATTTTAGTCATGTTGTTGGTCAAATCTATCGAAGTAGTTTTCCACGTATTGAGAATTTCGATTTCTTAcagaaaagattgaaattgaaatctaTTCTAGTATTAATTCCGGAAGAATATCCCAGTGAAAACCTTGAATTTTTACAAAGTGCTGATATTGAACTATTTCAAGTAGGAATGAGTGGTAATAAAGAGCCATTTGTCAATATACCGTCAGACTTGTTGACGAAGGCATTGGAAATAGTATTAAATCCTGCTAATCAACCCATTTTGATTCATTGTAATAGAGGGAAACACAGAACTGGGTGTTTGATTGGATGCATACGAAAATTACAGAATTGGTCATTGACGATGATATTCGATGAATACAGGAGGTTTGCGTTCCCGAAGGCAAGAGCATTGGATCAACAATTCATCGAGATGTATGATGATGAGGGAATTAAACGAATAGCCAAAAGCAAAAATTGGTTACCTTTGCAATGGTAA
- the HHT2 gene encoding histone H3 (ancestral locus Anc_2.298) has protein sequence MARTKQTARKSTGGKAPRKQLASKAARKSAPSTGGVKKPHRYKPGTVALREIRRFQKSTELLIRKLPFQRLVREIAQDFKTDLRFQSSAIGALQESVEAYLVSLFEDTNLAAIHAKRVTIQKKDIKLARRLRGERS, from the coding sequence ATGGCCAGAACCAAGCAAACTGCAAGAAAATCTACCGGTGGTAAGGCACCAAGAAAACAACTAGCCTCCAAGGCTGCCAGAAAATCTGCTCCATCTACCGGTGGTGTCAAGAAGCCTCACAGATATAAGCCAGGTACCGTTGCCTTGAGAGAAATCAGAAGATTCCAAAAATCTACTGAACTTTTGATCAGAAAGTTGCCTTTCCAAAGATTAGTCAGAGAAATTGCTCAAGATTTCAAGACTGATTTGAGATTCCAATCTTCCGCTATCGGTGCTCTACAAGAATCCGTCGAAGCTTACTTGGTTTCTCTATTTGAAGATACCAATTTGGCTGCTATTCATGCCAAGCGTGTTACTATTCAAAAGAAGGATATTAAGTTGGCTAGAAGACTAAGAGGTGAAAGATCATGA
- the HHF2 gene encoding histone H4 (ancestral locus Anc_2.299), whose translation MSGRGKGGKGLGKGGAKRHRKILRDNIQGITKPAIRRLARRGGVKRISGLIYEEVRAVLKSFLESVIRDAVTYTEHAKRKTVTSLDVVYALKRQGRTLYGFGG comes from the coding sequence atGTCCGGTAGAGGTAAAGGTGGTAAAGGTTTGGGTAAAGGTGGTGCTAAGCGTCACAGAAAGATTCTAAGAGATAACATTCAAGGTATCACTAAGCCAGCTATTAGAAGATTAGCCAGAAGAGGTGGTGTCAAGCGTATCTCCGGTTTAATCTACGAAGAAGTCAGAGCTGTTCTAAAGTCCTTCTTGGAATCTGTCATTAGAGATGCTGTCACTTATACCGAACATGCTAAGAGAAAGACTGTTACTTCCTTAGATGTTGTCTACGCTTTGAAGAGACAAGGTAGAACTTTGTACGGTTTCGGTGGTTAA